One window of Delphinus delphis chromosome 12, mDelDel1.2, whole genome shotgun sequence genomic DNA carries:
- the ZC3H8 gene encoding zinc finger CCCH domain-containing protein 8 has protein sequence MLRGALLTPYLFLGSCRALTRMMDFENLFSKPPNPALGKKPATDSDQRIDGGIDDTEVEETQEEKIKWKVKLKCEQISKKFRHFGNSTSRKNLQRRKSRSKDYDVYSDNDICSQESEDNFAKELQQYIQAKEMANAAQSLSLPEESVKKEGAKDTQKGKAVKQKNKNKNLKAVRKNGKQKKMKRKWPGTENKGSNASLRKSGSQEQDGKPKEKQQPVRMSQGFINQHTVQRQGKQICKYFLERKCIKGDQCKFDHAAEIEKKKEMCKFYVQGYCTRGENCLYLHNEYPCKFYHTGAKCYQGEHCKFSHAPLTAETQELLAKALDPEKKSS, from the exons ATGCTGCGCGGCGCCCTCCTCACGCCGTACCTGTTTCTCGGTAGCTGTCGGGCTCTGACGAGAATGATGGATTTTGAGAATCTTTTCTCCAAACCCCCCAACCCGGCTCTCGGCAAGAAGCCCGCCACGGACTCTGACCAAAG AATCGATGGTGGAATAGATGATACAGAAGTTGAAGAaacacaagaagagaaaataaaatggaaagtaaaacTGAAGTGTGAGCAAATTTCCAAAAAA TTTAGGCACTTTGGAAACTCTACATCACGGAAGAATTTGCAACGTAGAAAATCAAGAAGTAAGGATTATGATGTATATAGTGATAATGATATCTGCAGTCAGGAATCAGAAGATAATTTTGCTAAAGAGCTTCAACAATATATACAAGCTAAAGAGATGGCAAATGCTGCTCAATCCTTATCGCTTCCTGAAGAATCTGTGAAGAAAGAGGGAGCAAAGGATACCCAGAAAGGTAAAG CtgttaaacaaaagaataaaaataaaaaccttaaagCTGTTCGCAAGAATggtaaacagaagaaaatgaagcgAAAATGGCCTGGCACTGAAAACAAAGGATCAAACGCTTCCCTGAGGAAGAGTGGCTCACAGGAACAG gatGGTAAACCTAAAGAGAAGCAGCAGCCTGTGAGAATGAGTCAGGGATTCATCAACCAACATACGGTGCAACGCCAGGGAAAacaaatttgtaaatattttcttgaaaggAAATGTATTAAG GGAGACCAGTGTAAATTTGATCATGCTGCagagatagagaagaaaaaggaaatgtgtaAGTTTTATGTACAAGGATATTGTACCAGAGGTGAAAACTGCCTGTATTTGCATAAT GAATATCCTTGCAAGTTTTACCATACAGGAGCAAAATGTTATCAGGGAGAACATTGCAAGTTTTCACATGCTCCCCTGACTGCTGAAACACAAGAACTGTTGGCTAAA